The DNA window CAACACATGAAAAAAAGACACTAACTTAGGGGTTAGTGTCTTTACTAGTACCTTCTTATTCCTTCTCTACGACAACGCCAACATCGCGTTCATATCTTCCTCGGCAGTAGTAATCAACTTCAAGCCGAAGAGATCAACCAGCACATCCAGTACACCAGGCGAGATGAACTCGGGTGGCTTCGGCCCGATACGAATATCCTTAATACCAAGGCTAAACAATCCTAATAGGATAGCGACCGCTTTTTGCTCAAACCAAGACAATACGATGCTAACAGGTAAATCATTCACGGTACAGCCAAAAGCATCAGCCAATGCCAAAGCTATTTTCACAGTAGAACCGGAATTATTGCATTGTCCAAGGTCAATATAACGAGGGATACCCGTATCTCCCACGGTTCCATAGTCTATGTCATTAAAACGAAATTTCCCGCAAGAAGTGGTTAAGATAACCGTATCATTGGGTAGTGACGTCGCCAATTCACGATAGTAATTCCCACCAGCGCCTGGTGCGTCACAGCCTGCAATGACGAAAAAGCGGCGAATGTGACCGTCCTTGACGGCTTGAATAATTTCAGGGGCAAGGCCAATCACTGTTTCATGATGATATCCGGTCGTAAGTACCTGCTCAGATTCTACATCTGCCGAAGGTAGCGATAAAGCACGCTCAATTAGTGGAGTAAAATCGTCTCCAATGATCTTTGCAACACCTTCCAGCCCCGCAACTTCATAAGAGAAAAAGCGATCAGCATAGGTTCCTTTAATCGGCATAACGCAGTTCGTCGTCGCAAGAATTGCACCAGGGAACTGCTCGAACAATCTGCGCTGATCGTACCAGGCTTTCCCGATATTTCCTTTCAAATGCGAATATTTTCGGAGAGCCGGATAA is part of the Paenibacillus segetis genome and encodes:
- the hcp gene encoding hydroxylamine reductase; this translates as MFCYQCEQTPDGGCTVVGVCGKNETIASLQDTMIFALKGIAAYATHARGLGYTDPEVDRITHEALYMTLTNSNFNTQEHLDMAMKVGNAAVRVMDLLDRAHTERFGIPQPTTVSQNKIEGQCIVVTGHNLYALEELLRQTEGKGINIYTHSEMLPAHGYPALRKYSHLKGNIGKAWYDQRRLFEQFPGAILATTNCVMPIKGTYADRFFSYEVAGLEGVAKIIGDDFTPLIERALSLPSADVESEQVLTTGYHHETVIGLAPEIIQAVKDGHIRRFFVIAGCDAPGAGGNYYRELATSLPNDTVILTTSCGKFRFNDIDYGTVGDTGIPRYIDLGQCNNSGSTVKIALALADAFGCTVNDLPVSIVLSWFEQKAVAILLGLFSLGIKDIRIGPKPPEFISPGVLDVLVDLFGLKLITTAEEDMNAMLALS